Genomic window (Rossellomorea aquimaris):
CTTATTATAAATGTTGCCAAAAAAGGTGGTCTTTTTATGAACTTATCAATAGATATGAAAGAAAAAGAGAACGAGCTACTCGTCAAAGTAGCCGGTGAAATCGATGCATATACAGCTCCGAAGCTTAAAGAAACGCTTCAACCCTCTGCTGAAGCTGATAATAAAGATATAACGGTGGATCTTTCAGAAGTATCATATATGGATAGTACTGGATTAGGTGTATTTGTTGGTCTTTTCAAAACGGTTAAAGCTCGCGGTGGGCAATTAAATCTAATCGGTTTATCCGATCGTCTGCAGAGACTGTTTGATATTACAGGTTTAGGGGATATTATGAATATTAATTCCAAGGTAGAAGGTGGCGTGGAATGATGAAAGCTTTTGATTACATCGAGATGAAGATTCCCGCAAAGCCGGAATATGTCGGGGTCATTCGTTTGACGCTTTCAGGAATTGCAAGTCGTATGGGATTTGACTACGATGCAATTGAGGATTTGAAGATCGCTACTAGTGAAGCTATCACAAATGCGGTTCAGCATGCGTATAAAGACAACGACGGAGAAGTGGTTGTTGGATTCGCGCTATATGAGGACCGGCTTGAGGTTATGGTAGCTGATCACGGTGATAGTTTTGACTTTAAAGAAATTCGCAGTGCTGTTGGTCCTTATCATGCCGATCATTCAGTGGAGTTCTTAAGAGAAGGTGGGTTAGGTCTTTACCTTATTGAGAGCTTGATGGATGATGTAAAAGTGCATCACAAGGAGGGAGTGACAGTCTTTATGACTAAATTCCTATCAGGGGAGCAGGTGGAGAGGGATGAAAAAACTATCTCAACCTAACCAGCAGGCTCAAAAAGAAAAAGTACTTCAATGGATCAAGGACTATCAGGAAAGACAAGATGACGATGCACAAAGTCAACTGATCTTACATTACCAGAATCTTGTTGAGTCCATTGCGAGGAAATATTCAAAGGGAAGATCTTTCCACGAAGACATTATCCAAGTAGGGATGATTGGATTGCTTGGCGCAATCAGAAGGTACGATGAATCCTTCGGTAGATCATTCGAGGCCTTTGCGATTCCGACAATCATCGGAGAGATAAAAAGGTTCCTACGAGATAAAACGTGGAGCGTACATGTTCCACGAAGAATAAAAGAGCTTGGTCCTAAAATAAAATCTACGGTTGAAGAGTTAACAAACAAATTAGAACGTTCTCCTCAAGTCCATGAGATTGCTGAATATCTGGAAGTTAGTGAAGAGGAAGTTCTGGAAGCAATGGAAATGGGCAGGAGTTATCAAGCGTTATCAGTGGATCACTCGATTGAAGCGGATTCAGAGGGAAGCACTGTTACAATATTGGATATTGTGGGAGACCAGGATGAGGGCTACGAGAAAGTCAATCAGCGACTCGTTCTTGAGAAAGTGCTTCATGTTCTTTCCGACAGAGAAAAGGCTATTATACAACATACCTATTTAGAAAATTTAAGCCAAAAAGAAGCTGGTGAGAAGCTCGGAATTTCCCAAATGCATGTTTCCCGTTTACAAAGAAGAGCGATTAAAAAGCTTAGGGAAGCCATTCAGGAAGAGATGAACGATTCGGAGAGTCATTATTAATGGCTTATCTTCAACAAAATGAAATAGAGCTTTATGCAGAGCAAGTATCGAAAAACGGAAATCCTTATTGTGGGGACAGTTATTTCTATACCTCTACAAGCGATTACTTTATCTGTGTTTTGGCCGATGGTTTAGGTAGCGGTAAGTTTGCTTATGAATCGTCTCATGTTGTCGTCGATATAGTTGAAGAGCATCACCACGAGGATGTTGAAACCCTTATGAGTCTTTGTAACGAAGCTCTTCAGAAAAAACGTGGTGCTGCAGTGGCGATCATTAAGGCGTACTACCATTCTAAAGAGTTTGTGTATAGCTGTGTAGGAAATATACGTTTTTATATGTATGCACCTGAAGGAAAGATGACTTATCCATTGCCGGTTACAGGGTATTTATCCGGAAGACCGCAAACATATAAGACTCAACGTTTTCATTACGATTCCAACTCAAGATTTCTTATTCACTCAGATGGACTGAGTATATCAGGAGTAAAGAATATCCTTCAAAGGTATCCAACGCTTAATGGCGCTTTAGGTGATATTCAATCTCTAGTCGACGGTACATCAGATGATACAACATATATTATAGGAAACTTACTCTAACGGTCTTAGGGTAAGTTTTTTTGTTTAGGCTCTTTTTACAAAAACAGTTAGATTTTAACTTACCCCAGTAATTCAGTGCGTGCTGGATGGGGGAATCGGTTTTTGTTAAATTTCTTCTGTTTGGATATTTATGCTGATGTAGTAGCGAAGAGTGGATTGTAGCGGAAGGCACTTAACTCCTGCGGGAAATAGAGGAAAGATCGAGACCACACAGGGCATAAGCCCGAGGAGGCTCGACTTCCTCCCCGCGGAAAGGAACGTTCACAGTGTGGATTGCAGTGACAAAGTTTTCATTTCAATACATCAGATATATGCTTTAAGTCTTTCAATCCTCAAAGACAATTATGGTAAAATAAATAGGAATCCTTTTAATGGAGGTAATACAATTGGCAGCAACATTAACAAACCAAGAACCATTACTTAACAGAGTATCCAAAGAATTGAACCTTTCGATAAAAAATGTAAAAAATGTCATCTCACTTCTAGAGGAAGGGAATACAGTTCCTTTCATCGCACGTTATCGGAAAGAACAGACCGGAGCACTAGACGAAGTTCAGATCCGTAATATTATGGATAAATGGAATTACCTGCAAAATTTAGAGCAGAGAAAAGAAGAAGTTATTCGATTGATCGAAGAACAGGGGAAGTTGACTGAAGAGTTATCCAAGGCCATTAAAAAGGCGGATAAGCTGCAAACGGTAGAAGATTTGTACCGTCCATATAAGCAAAAAAGAAGAACAAAAGCGACCGTAGCGAAAGAAAAAGGGCTGGAACCCCTGGCGGAATGGATCCTTACATTCCCGGCATCAGGAGACCTAGAAGCAAAGGCTTCTCATTACGTGTCTGAAGAAAAGGAAGTAATGACAACCGAGGAAGCTTTAAACGGGGCAAAAGACATTATTGCTGAGTACATTTCCGATGAAGCTTCATACCGAGAATACATAAGAAGTTATACGTTCCGTAAAGGGGTAATTGAATCGAAGGTGAAAAAGGAAGAGGAAGACGAAAAAAAGGTCTTCGAAATGTACTACTCTTATCAAGAACCGATTCATAAAGTAGTTCCTCACCGCATTTTAGCAATGAATAGAGGGGAAAAGGAAGATATATTAAAGGTGAATATCCAGCCTGATGCAGAAGGTATCCTTAACTATTTGCAAAGACAGGTCATTAAAAATGTTCACTCCATTTCCGTTCCTCTTTTGAAAGAAGCGGTGGAAGATAGCTATAAAAGACTGATCCAACCATCGGTGGAAAGAGAAATTCGTAATGAATTAACAGAGAAAGCAGAGGATCAAGCCATTCATATCTTCTCTGAAAACTTGAGAAAGTTATTGCTTCAGCCGCCGATGAAAGGAAAGATGGTCTTGGGTGTCGATCCCGCTTTCCGAACAGGCTGCAAGTTAGCGGTCATCGATGAAACAGGAAAAACTCTTGATATAAATGTGATCTATCCACATTCATCCCAATCTCAACTCACAAAGGCTGAAGAAGCAATCAAAGCGATTATGACAAAATATTTGATTGAGGTTGTGGCTATTGGAAATGGGACGGCATCCAGGGAAACCGAGCAATTTGTTGTAAATGTGTTAAAAGATATGGATCAACCGATCTTCTATTTAATTGTCAACGAAGCGGGAGCGAGTGTTTATTCAGCATCTGATGTGGCAAGAGAAGAGTTTCCGGACCTTCAGGTTGAAGAAAGAAGTGCCGTCTCCATCGCAAGAAGATTGCAGGATCCGTTAGCTGAATTAGTTAAAATCGATCCTAAATCAGTGGGGGTGGGGCAATACCAACATGATGTTTCACAAAAGAAGCTAAATGAATCATTAACCTTCGTAGTGGAAACAGCTGTAAACCAAGTGGGCGTAAATGTGAATACTGCCTCCTCATCTCTATTGCAATATGTTGCGGGACTCTCCAAAACGGTGGCTACAAATATTGTGAAAAAGAGAGAAGAAGAAGGCAAGTTTGTTTCGAGGTCCCAATTAAAGAAAATTCCAAGACTGGGTGCAAAAACGTACGAACAATGTATTGGATTCCTAAGAATAATGGATGGGAAAGAGATACTTGATCGAACATCTATTCATCCGGACAATTATAACGATGTGAAGAAGCTCCTTGTGAAAGTTGGGATGAGTGTAGATGACATCGGGTCTGAAGAATTGAAACAGTCTTTGAACCAATTGAATTTAGAAGAGGTTTCTGAGGAGTTGGAAATAGGGAGATTAACGCTGAAAGATATTGTGGATTCATTAATTCGACCAGGGCGTGATCCACGGGATGAATTTCCTAAACCTCTTCTCAAGAAAGATGTCTTGAAACTCGAAGATTTAACACAAGGAATGGAGTTACAAGGGACAGTAAGAAATGTAGTGGATTTCGGTGCGTTTATCGATGTAGGTGTGAAACAAGATGGACTTGTCCATATTTCAAAACTGAAAAATGGTTTCGTTAAGCATCCATTAGATGTGGTGTCTGTTGGGGACGTTGTGACCGTTTGGGTTGAT
Coding sequences:
- a CDS encoding anti-sigma factor antagonist, whose amino-acid sequence is MNLSIDMKEKENELLVKVAGEIDAYTAPKLKETLQPSAEADNKDITVDLSEVSYMDSTGLGVFVGLFKTVKARGGQLNLIGLSDRLQRLFDITGLGDIMNINSKVEGGVE
- the rsbW gene encoding anti-sigma B factor RsbW, translating into MKAFDYIEMKIPAKPEYVGVIRLTLSGIASRMGFDYDAIEDLKIATSEAITNAVQHAYKDNDGEVVVGFALYEDRLEVMVADHGDSFDFKEIRSAVGPYHADHSVEFLREGGLGLYLIESLMDDVKVHHKEGVTVFMTKFLSGEQVERDEKTIST
- the sigB gene encoding RNA polymerase sigma factor SigB, translated to MKKLSQPNQQAQKEKVLQWIKDYQERQDDDAQSQLILHYQNLVESIARKYSKGRSFHEDIIQVGMIGLLGAIRRYDESFGRSFEAFAIPTIIGEIKRFLRDKTWSVHVPRRIKELGPKIKSTVEELTNKLERSPQVHEIAEYLEVSEEEVLEAMEMGRSYQALSVDHSIEADSEGSTVTILDIVGDQDEGYEKVNQRLVLEKVLHVLSDREKAIIQHTYLENLSQKEAGEKLGISQMHVSRLQRRAIKKLREAIQEEMNDSESHY
- a CDS encoding PP2C family serine/threonine-protein phosphatase, whose protein sequence is MAYLQQNEIELYAEQVSKNGNPYCGDSYFYTSTSDYFICVLADGLGSGKFAYESSHVVVDIVEEHHHEDVETLMSLCNEALQKKRGAAVAIIKAYYHSKEFVYSCVGNIRFYMYAPEGKMTYPLPVTGYLSGRPQTYKTQRFHYDSNSRFLIHSDGLSISGVKNILQRYPTLNGALGDIQSLVDGTSDDTTYIIGNLL
- a CDS encoding Tex family protein is translated as MAATLTNQEPLLNRVSKELNLSIKNVKNVISLLEEGNTVPFIARYRKEQTGALDEVQIRNIMDKWNYLQNLEQRKEEVIRLIEEQGKLTEELSKAIKKADKLQTVEDLYRPYKQKRRTKATVAKEKGLEPLAEWILTFPASGDLEAKASHYVSEEKEVMTTEEALNGAKDIIAEYISDEASYREYIRSYTFRKGVIESKVKKEEEDEKKVFEMYYSYQEPIHKVVPHRILAMNRGEKEDILKVNIQPDAEGILNYLQRQVIKNVHSISVPLLKEAVEDSYKRLIQPSVEREIRNELTEKAEDQAIHIFSENLRKLLLQPPMKGKMVLGVDPAFRTGCKLAVIDETGKTLDINVIYPHSSQSQLTKAEEAIKAIMTKYLIEVVAIGNGTASRETEQFVVNVLKDMDQPIFYLIVNEAGASVYSASDVAREEFPDLQVEERSAVSIARRLQDPLAELVKIDPKSVGVGQYQHDVSQKKLNESLTFVVETAVNQVGVNVNTASSSLLQYVAGLSKTVATNIVKKREEEGKFVSRSQLKKIPRLGAKTYEQCIGFLRIMDGKEILDRTSIHPDNYNDVKKLLVKVGMSVDDIGSEELKQSLNQLNLEEVSEELEIGRLTLKDIVDSLIRPGRDPRDEFPKPLLKKDVLKLEDLTQGMELQGTVRNVVDFGAFIDVGVKQDGLVHISKLKNGFVKHPLDVVSVGDVVTVWVDSVDVQKGRVALTMIQ